From a single Vibrio sp. BS-M-Sm-2 genomic region:
- a CDS encoding response regulator, translating to MSFPVLICDDSALARKQMARSLPASLNADITFAVHGLDALEKLAQQKFQLMFLDLTMPELDGYGTLEEMKRLGDPTPVVVVSGDIQPKAQQKVMDLGAKAFLQKPIDKEALKAILREHVEPPKQPQLYTPTALELPILRRRDIYMEVANVAIGRAADALARHFNVFVHLPLPNVNIFEVSELHMALRDLADNDQVSGVCQGFSGEGIAGEALVLLSDSSVSDLKKLMKVPTESEQLEELELLMDVSNILVGSFLNGLGEQSEVRFFQSSPVLLGQHISIDSVIENTSGSFKKTMTFEVSYNIDGTSIRCDLLFMFVDESLPLLDNKLAYLMEEF from the coding sequence ATGTCGTTCCCAGTTCTTATATGTGATGATTCTGCGTTAGCAAGGAAGCAGATGGCGCGCTCACTGCCTGCTTCTCTTAACGCGGATATAACTTTTGCTGTCCATGGGCTAGATGCGCTTGAAAAGCTAGCACAACAGAAATTCCAATTGATGTTCCTCGACCTCACCATGCCTGAGTTAGATGGTTATGGCACTTTGGAAGAGATGAAGCGACTGGGCGACCCAACGCCTGTGGTTGTCGTTTCTGGTGATATCCAGCCAAAAGCACAACAGAAGGTGATGGATCTCGGCGCTAAAGCGTTTTTGCAAAAGCCGATCGATAAAGAAGCGTTAAAAGCGATTTTACGTGAGCACGTCGAGCCACCAAAACAACCTCAACTGTATACACCTACTGCTCTCGAACTTCCAATATTGCGCCGACGCGATATCTATATGGAAGTGGCGAACGTAGCGATAGGCCGTGCTGCTGATGCACTGGCTCGTCACTTTAATGTATTTGTCCACTTGCCACTGCCGAACGTCAACATCTTCGAAGTGAGCGAATTGCACATGGCGCTTCGTGACCTAGCAGACAACGACCAAGTGTCGGGTGTTTGCCAAGGCTTCAGCGGAGAAGGCATTGCAGGCGAAGCATTAGTCTTACTGAGTGACTCCAGCGTGAGCGACCTTAAGAAGCTCATGAAGGTGCCAACCGAAAGCGAACAGCTTGAAGAACTAGAACTGCTGATGGATGTATCGAATATCCTAGTTGGTTCTTTCCTTAACGGGCTAGGGGAGCAATCTGAGGTTCGTTTCTTCCAGAGTTCTCCGGTTTTGCTCGGGCAACACATCTCGATTGATTCCGTGATTGAGAATACCAGTGGCTCGTTTAAGAAGACCATGACCTTTGAAGTCAGCTATAACATTGATGGCACTTCAATCCGTTGTGACCTTCTGTTTATGTTCGTTGACGAATCTCTTCCTCTTCTAGACAACAAATTGGCCTACCTAATGGAGGAGTTTTAA
- a CDS encoding PAS domain-containing protein, with amino-acid sequence MLNLPAEFEQFHWMVDMVQNVDMGLVVINRDFQVQVWNGFMTHHSGKQSHDAIGKSIFELFPEIPEEWFRLKTKPVYDLGCRSFITWQQRPYLFKCRNVRPVTQQADFMYQNVTLNPMRSPTGQVTSLFLSIQDATAEALMSNKG; translated from the coding sequence ATGCTGAATCTTCCTGCTGAATTTGAACAGTTCCACTGGATGGTGGATATGGTTCAAAACGTCGATATGGGGCTGGTGGTCATTAACCGTGACTTTCAGGTGCAAGTTTGGAATGGCTTTATGACACACCATAGCGGTAAGCAATCGCATGATGCTATCGGTAAGTCTATCTTTGAACTATTCCCTGAAATCCCTGAAGAGTGGTTTAGGCTCAAAACCAAGCCAGTCTACGATCTAGGCTGTCGCAGCTTTATTACATGGCAACAAAGGCCTTATCTGTTTAAGTGCCGCAATGTTCGCCCTGTAACTCAACAAGCTGATTTCATGTACCAGAACGTGACACTGAATCCGATGCGTTCGCCAACAGGCCAAGTGACTTCGTTGTTCTTGTCTATTCAAGATGCGACCGCAGAGGCGTTAATGTCGAATAAGGGCTAG